A stretch of the Halorussus salinus genome encodes the following:
- a CDS encoding lipoate--protein ligase family protein — MRVLRGRAASRDADREVVAAMLERAAETAEESVRVWRPHRQLAFGRRDSRADDYEVATKVADACEFPPVERSVGGRAVAYTGNTVAFAKVVPLADMRIGMDDRYDETTRAVQRALWRLGAPASRGEPEGSFCPGDYSLQQDGKLVGVAQRVRKNAALVSGVVVVCDHDEIAEVLDPVYAALDVPFDPESVGSVAKAGGTDDPERVARTVENLLVGGATTQVEQVGDSSDAAAD; from the coding sequence ATGCGCGTACTCCGCGGCCGGGCGGCGAGTCGGGACGCCGACCGCGAAGTCGTCGCGGCGATGCTCGAACGGGCGGCCGAGACCGCCGAGGAGTCCGTCCGGGTGTGGCGGCCCCACCGCCAACTCGCGTTCGGGCGGCGCGACTCGCGGGCCGACGACTACGAGGTGGCGACGAAGGTGGCCGACGCCTGCGAGTTCCCGCCGGTCGAGCGGTCGGTCGGCGGGCGAGCGGTCGCCTACACGGGCAACACCGTCGCGTTCGCCAAGGTCGTCCCCTTGGCCGACATGCGAATCGGGATGGACGACCGCTACGACGAGACCACCCGCGCGGTCCAGCGCGCCCTCTGGCGACTCGGCGCTCCGGCCTCGCGGGGCGAACCCGAGGGGAGTTTCTGTCCGGGCGACTACTCGCTCCAGCAGGACGGCAAATTGGTCGGAGTCGCCCAGCGCGTCCGGAAGAACGCCGCGCTCGTCTCGGGGGTCGTCGTCGTCTGCGACCACGACGAGATAGCCGAAGTCCTCGACCCCGTGTACGCCGCCCTCGACGTGCCCTTCGACCCGGAATCGGTCGGAAGCGTCGCCAAGGCGGGCGGGACCGACGACCCCGAGCGCGTCGCTCGGACCGTCGAGAATCTGCTCGTGGGCGGCGCGACGACGCAAGTCGAACAGGTCGGTGACTCCTCGGACGCCGCGGCCGACTGA
- a CDS encoding DUF5518 domain-containing protein: MSPSLVPTSSSAWRLALVGAVASLPVTALLNRLPDSGATLGGGIMVVGAFVAGVAAAIRSADSDVAIDSGDAGLRAGLLGGVAGILAPTLTADGPSIEALVAWPSPLRLVGFVVVALALASMFGLAFGRIGGWVATTVTTRWSPSPS, encoded by the coding sequence ATGTCCCCGTCGCTCGTCCCGACCTCCTCGTCGGCGTGGCGACTCGCGCTCGTCGGCGCAGTCGCTTCTCTCCCCGTCACGGCACTTCTGAACCGACTCCCGGATTCCGGCGCGACCCTCGGCGGTGGCATCATGGTCGTCGGCGCGTTCGTCGCGGGCGTCGCGGCCGCGATACGCTCGGCGGACTCCGACGTTGCGATAGACTCGGGCGACGCCGGACTCCGTGCCGGTCTCCTCGGTGGCGTCGCCGGAATACTCGCGCCCACGCTGACGGCGGACGGTCCGTCCATCGAGGCGCTGGTAGCGTGGCCCTCGCCGCTCAGACTGGTCGGGTTCGTCGTGGTCGCACTCGCTCTCGCCTCGATGTTCGGCTTGGCGTTCGGTCGAATCGGCGGCTGGGTGGCGACTACCGTCACGACTCGGTGGTCCCCGTCTCCGTCGTAA
- a CDS encoding dihydroorotase — protein MLTIRNATLADGREVDVRIDPDAGRIAGVGSTLTHSGDSIDASGKLLLPGMIDAHVHFREPGFSHKETWETGSRSAAAGGVTTVVDQPNTDPPTVDGESFDRKAALADSSYVDYGINGGVTGEWNPEELFDRPTLALGEVFLADSTGDMGIDEELFREAVAAATDEYRVVTVHAEDADLFDDDAKDRPDDDYDAWSAYRTAEAEAAAVERACEIGDELDALVHIAHTSTPEGVDTASEWGATCEVTPHHLLLSREDYDELGTFGRMNPPLRSEQRREAVFERVADGTVDIVATDHAPHTRDEKDASVWDAPSGVPGVETALPLLLEEARKENLSYERVRDLTAANPADVFGLTRKGKVEQGLMADLVLVDPDASREIRGEDLHSKCDWTPFEGMRGVFPELTMVRGNVVYRSESAEFEGVDADGEFGEPVGENVRG, from the coding sequence ATGCTCACCATCCGGAACGCCACGCTCGCCGACGGCCGCGAGGTAGACGTGCGCATCGACCCCGACGCGGGCCGCATCGCGGGCGTCGGCTCGACGCTGACTCACTCGGGCGACTCCATCGACGCCAGCGGGAAGCTCCTCTTGCCGGGGATGATAGACGCTCACGTTCACTTCCGCGAACCCGGCTTCTCCCACAAGGAGACGTGGGAGACCGGCAGTCGCTCGGCCGCGGCGGGCGGCGTGACGACCGTCGTGGACCAGCCAAACACCGACCCGCCGACCGTGGACGGCGAGTCGTTCGACCGGAAGGCCGCCCTCGCGGACTCCTCGTACGTCGATTACGGCATCAACGGCGGCGTCACCGGCGAGTGGAACCCCGAGGAGCTGTTCGACCGGCCGACGCTGGCGCTCGGCGAGGTGTTCCTCGCGGACTCGACCGGCGACATGGGCATCGACGAGGAGTTGTTCCGCGAGGCGGTCGCGGCGGCGACCGACGAGTACCGCGTCGTCACCGTCCACGCCGAGGACGCCGACCTGTTCGACGACGACGCGAAAGACCGACCGGACGACGACTACGATGCGTGGAGCGCCTACCGGACCGCCGAAGCGGAGGCCGCCGCGGTCGAGCGCGCTTGCGAAATCGGGGATGAACTGGATGCGCTGGTCCACATCGCGCACACCAGTACGCCGGAAGGTGTGGACACGGCGAGCGAGTGGGGCGCGACCTGCGAGGTGACGCCCCACCACTTGCTCCTCTCGCGCGAGGACTACGACGAGTTGGGCACCTTCGGGCGGATGAACCCGCCGCTCCGGAGCGAACAGCGCCGCGAGGCCGTCTTCGAGCGCGTCGCGGACGGGACCGTAGACATCGTGGCGACCGACCACGCGCCCCACACCCGCGACGAGAAGGACGCGAGCGTCTGGGATGCCCCCAGCGGCGTGCCCGGCGTCGAGACCGCCCTCCCGCTTCTGCTCGAAGAAGCTCGGAAGGAGAACCTGAGCTACGAGCGCGTTCGGGACTTGACCGCCGCGAACCCCGCCGACGTGTTCGGTCTCACGCGAAAGGGCAAGGTCGAGCAGGGCTTGATGGCCGACCTCGTGTTGGTAGACCCCGACGCGAGCCGCGAGATTCGCGGCGAAGACCTCCACTCGAAGTGCGACTGGACGCCCTTCGAGGGCATGCGGGGCGTGTTCCCCGAGTTGACGATGGTCCGCGGAAACGTGGTGTACCGAAGCGAATCCGCCGAGTTCGAGGGCGTGGACGCCGACGGCGAGTTCGGCGAACCGGTCGGCGAGAACGTCCGCGGATAG
- a CDS encoding DUF7268 family protein produces the protein MVSGDSTDPTVRERAARLGRALLLGGVLAALAVPLLVLSGETLVFASEKVFAVGALVFGFSILGWSGSVFAGKGIENFQRHIGGRSDWSEADSRQAMALLGSVGLGGMVGAMAATLVVGGLA, from the coding sequence ATGGTCTCGGGCGATTCGACCGACCCCACCGTCCGGGAACGCGCGGCGCGACTCGGGCGCGCGCTCTTGCTCGGCGGGGTTCTGGCGGCTCTCGCCGTGCCGCTGCTCGTCCTCTCGGGCGAGACGCTGGTGTTCGCCAGCGAGAAGGTGTTCGCGGTCGGCGCGCTCGTCTTCGGCTTCTCGATTCTGGGCTGGTCGGGGTCGGTGTTCGCGGGCAAGGGCATCGAGAACTTCCAGCGACACATCGGCGGCCGCTCCGACTGGTCGGAAGCGGACTCCCGGCAGGCGATGGCGCTCCTCGGCAGCGTCGGTCTCGGCGGGATGGTCGGCGCGATGGCGGCGACGCTGGTCGTCGGGGGCCTCGCGTAG
- a CDS encoding ABC transporter permease — protein sequence MSTETQREDVGQRGVVERLRASPFLSELLSNRLAVAGLTIIFAMVAIALYARLFIDLTSVTQSQIGTNPNLAPPSWLSKKTAIVGEYGAFAYPFGTDIQSRDIFERVLYGAWLAMKYGTITVGASTVLGVGLGIMAAYYDDVTDNVIMRTMDVLLAFPSLLLALALVAIFGTGLWKVVIALTLVYTPRFARVVRGAALKVLEDEYIEATEALGAKDPRVIVRHILPNCLAPITVQSTLNFGLAIIDIAALSFLGFGAEAGTPSWGLMLSNGVNQGLLTGDWWWSFFPGLFLAITVLGFNLLGDGMRDALDPRMRETVD from the coding sequence ATGAGTACAGAAACACAACGCGAGGACGTGGGCCAACGCGGCGTCGTGGAGCGACTCCGCGCGTCCCCGTTCCTCTCCGAACTGCTGTCGAACCGCCTCGCCGTCGCGGGTCTGACCATCATCTTCGCGATGGTGGCCATCGCGCTGTACGCGCGCCTGTTCATCGACCTCACGTCGGTCACCCAGAGCCAAATCGGGACCAACCCCAACCTCGCGCCGCCGAGTTGGCTCTCGAAGAAGACCGCCATCGTCGGCGAGTACGGCGCGTTCGCGTACCCCTTCGGCACGGACATCCAGTCGCGGGACATCTTCGAGCGCGTGCTGTACGGCGCGTGGCTCGCGATGAAGTACGGCACCATCACGGTCGGTGCCTCGACGGTGCTGGGCGTCGGACTCGGCATCATGGCGGCCTACTACGACGACGTGACCGACAACGTCATCATGCGGACCATGGACGTGCTGTTGGCGTTCCCGAGCCTCCTGCTCGCGCTCGCGCTGGTCGCCATCTTCGGCACGGGCCTCTGGAAGGTCGTCATCGCGCTGACGCTCGTCTACACGCCGCGGTTCGCTCGCGTCGTCCGCGGGGCCGCGCTGAAGGTGCTGGAAGACGAGTACATCGAGGCGACGGAGGCGCTGGGGGCGAAAGACCCCCGCGTCATCGTCCGCCACATCCTGCCCAACTGCCTCGCGCCCATCACGGTCCAGTCCACGCTCAACTTCGGACTGGCCATCATCGACATCGCCGCGCTATCCTTCCTCGGGTTCGGTGCCGAGGCGGGGACGCCATCGTGGGGACTGATGCTGTCGAACGGCGTGAATCAGGGCCTGCTGACCGGCGACTGGTGGTGGTCCTTCTTCCCCGGTCTGTTCCTCGCCATCACCGTCCTCGGGTTCAATCTGCTGGGTGACGGGATGCGCGACGCGCTCGACCCGCGGATGCGCGAGACCGTCGATTAG
- a CDS encoding ABC transporter permease yields MISKRFVVKRLLLLVPVLFGVATFVFAILHLAPGDPARVIAGQRASEQFVQQVRTELGLNDPIWVQYGRFLLEAAQFDFGNSYQIQKGTPVKQVLRFKLPVTLEMALFGQFLGILFGIPIGLLGAVKQDALSDHVTRIGALTGISVPIYWSGPLLILLFAQILGWFPASGRIASEFSITPITGIITFDTLVQGNFAAFQSAAMHLFLPSVVIGIYSMALVSRMMRSSMLEVIRQDYMRTARAKGQGSRITVMKHGFQNALIPVVTVIGIQFGTLLGGAVLTETVFGIPGIGTLLVSAIQVGDYPVVQGTVLTFAFLFTLVNLLVDVTYSYLDPRIDQ; encoded by the coding sequence ATGATTTCCAAGCGGTTCGTTGTCAAACGCCTCCTGCTGTTGGTCCCGGTGCTGTTCGGGGTGGCGACGTTCGTGTTCGCCATCCTGCATCTGGCACCGGGCGACCCCGCCCGCGTCATCGCGGGCCAGCGGGCGTCCGAGCAGTTCGTCCAGCAGGTCCGGACGGAACTCGGGCTGAACGACCCCATCTGGGTACAGTACGGCAGGTTCCTGCTCGAAGCGGCACAGTTCGACTTCGGTAACTCCTACCAGATTCAGAAGGGGACGCCGGTCAAGCAGGTGCTTCGATTCAAACTGCCGGTCACGCTTGAGATGGCGCTGTTCGGACAGTTCCTCGGCATCCTCTTCGGCATCCCCATCGGTCTCCTCGGGGCGGTCAAGCAGGACGCGCTGAGCGACCACGTGACCCGCATCGGCGCGCTGACCGGCATCAGCGTCCCGATTTACTGGAGCGGTCCGCTCCTCATCCTGCTGTTCGCCCAGATTCTCGGCTGGTTCCCCGCGAGCGGCCGCATCGCCTCGGAGTTCAGCATCACGCCCATCACGGGCATCATCACCTTCGACACGCTCGTACAGGGGAACTTCGCGGCGTTCCAGTCTGCGGCGATGCACCTGTTCCTGCCGTCGGTCGTCATCGGCATCTACTCGATGGCGCTGGTCTCCCGGATGATGCGGTCGTCGATGCTGGAGGTCATCCGGCAGGACTACATGCGGACCGCCCGCGCGAAGGGCCAAGGCTCGAGGATTACGGTCATGAAACACGGATTCCAGAACGCGCTCATCCCGGTCGTGACGGTCATCGGCATCCAGTTCGGCACGCTACTGGGCGGCGCGGTCCTGACCGAGACCGTCTTCGGCATTCCCGGCATCGGCACCCTGCTGGTGAGCGCGATTCAGGTCGGTGACTACCCGGTCGTGCAGGGCACCGTCCTCACCTTCGCGTTCCTGTTCACGCTGGTCAATCTCCTCGTGGACGTGACCTACTCGTATCTCGACCCGCGAATCGACCAATAA
- a CDS encoding ABC transporter substrate-binding protein: protein MATDDSLKRRSFLKAAGGATAAATLAGCTGGGGDGEATTTDETDETDTTSGGEETDETTTEEDAGSSGGTLTYARGSDSATLDFQNTTSGEVAKVTNQIYDSLIEFEPGETSLKAGLATEWNVDGKTISMTLREGVMFHNGEEFTAEDFVATYRRFVDEDYEYYPGGSYASSYGPYSLGSWIDSVESDGEYSVTITLNQQYAPILPNLAMFCSKVHSLEAIKEYGKELKSNPVGTGPFQFDNWDKGNERIRLTKNDDYWGEQKAQVGELVFTTVGKNSTRAQTLVSGGADIVDGLGAQSSKIIEGSNKAELVSIPGINVGYMAFNMARVEAFRNKKVRQAVSYAIDTESMVNTIFKGIASQASQPIPESVMGYNPDLDPYPYDPDKAQKMLKEAGYDGMSFELSIMKNPRPYLPSPRQAAQLIKSNLGEVGVSVELNTMPWKSYLTYTENYKHDACFLGWMTDNGDPDNFYYALLHPGISTDAVPEGQDWADPSKHDDFSTLNAAAWANTEFMKLTEEAQTSYETGKRKPKYQKAGEIFHEEQPWVALDHTKTMRGVSSRVSGFEIAPIGGPFLNQVSLSE from the coding sequence ATGGCGACAGATGATAGTTTGAAGCGGCGTAGTTTCTTGAAGGCGGCAGGCGGTGCGACGGCGGCGGCGACGCTCGCCGGGTGTACCGGTGGCGGCGGCGACGGCGAGGCCACGACCACCGACGAGACCGACGAGACCGACACCACGTCCGGCGGCGAGGAGACCGACGAGACGACCACCGAGGAGGACGCGGGGAGTTCCGGCGGGACGCTGACCTACGCCCGCGGGTCCGACTCGGCGACCCTCGACTTCCAGAACACGACCAGCGGCGAGGTCGCGAAGGTCACCAACCAGATTTACGACAGCCTCATCGAGTTCGAACCCGGCGAGACTTCGCTGAAGGCCGGACTCGCGACCGAGTGGAACGTCGACGGCAAGACCATCAGCATGACCCTCCGGGAGGGCGTGATGTTCCACAACGGCGAGGAGTTCACCGCCGAGGACTTCGTGGCGACGTATCGCCGGTTCGTGGACGAGGACTACGAGTACTACCCCGGCGGTTCCTACGCGTCGTCCTACGGCCCGTACTCGCTCGGTAGCTGGATCGACTCCGTCGAGAGCGACGGGGAGTACTCGGTTACGATCACCCTCAACCAGCAGTACGCGCCCATCCTGCCGAACCTCGCGATGTTCTGCTCGAAGGTCCACTCCCTAGAGGCCATCAAGGAGTACGGCAAGGAACTCAAGAGCAATCCGGTCGGGACCGGACCGTTCCAGTTCGACAACTGGGACAAGGGCAACGAGCGCATCCGCCTGACGAAAAACGACGATTACTGGGGCGAACAGAAGGCGCAGGTCGGCGAACTCGTGTTCACTACGGTCGGCAAGAACTCGACGCGCGCCCAGACGCTCGTCTCGGGCGGCGCGGACATCGTGGACGGACTGGGTGCCCAGTCCTCGAAGATTATCGAGGGGTCGAACAAGGCCGAACTCGTCTCGATACCCGGCATCAACGTCGGCTACATGGCGTTCAACATGGCGCGCGTCGAAGCCTTCCGGAACAAGAAGGTTCGGCAGGCCGTCAGCTACGCCATCGACACGGAGTCGATGGTCAACACCATCTTCAAAGGTATCGCCTCGCAAGCCAGCCAGCCCATCCCCGAGAGCGTGATGGGGTACAACCCGGACCTCGACCCGTACCCCTACGACCCCGACAAGGCCCAGAAGATGCTGAAAGAGGCCGGATACGACGGGATGAGCTTCGAGCTATCCATCATGAAGAACCCGCGGCCCTACCTCCCCTCGCCGCGGCAGGCCGCCCAACTCATCAAGTCGAACCTCGGTGAAGTCGGCGTCTCGGTCGAACTCAACACGATGCCGTGGAAGTCCTACCTCACCTACACCGAGAACTACAAGCACGACGCGTGTTTCCTCGGGTGGATGACCGACAACGGCGACCCGGACAACTTCTACTACGCGCTGCTGCACCCCGGCATCTCGACCGACGCCGTGCCCGAGGGACAGGACTGGGCGGACCCGAGCAAGCACGACGACTTCAGCACGCTCAACGCCGCGGCGTGGGCCAACACCGAGTTCATGAAGCTCACCGAGGAGGCCCAGACCTCCTACGAGACGGGCAAGCGCAAGCCCAAGTACCAGAAAGCGGGCGAGATATTCCACGAAGAGCAGCCGTGGGTGGCGCTGGACCACACCAAGACGATGCGCGGGGTCTCCTCGCGCGTCAGCGGCTTCGAAATCGCGCCCATCGGCGGCCCGTTCCTCAATCAGGTCTCGCTAAGCGAGTAG
- a CDS encoding ABC transporter substrate-binding protein, translating into MTSNDTSVSRRSLLKAAGGAAASASVAGYVDTGSAEDVQQGDGQQGGGTLTYARGNDSGTLDPQNTTSGEDVKVTNQIYDRLIEFEPGQSSLIEGLATEWSLDGQQATVTMREGATFHNGDECTVDDFIATYRRFTDSNYEYYPGDEYVSSYGPFTLGNWVSGVEKNGDYEMTIQLEQRYAPFLRNLAMFASSVLSERAIQERGTDLSTNPMGTGPFVFENWDTGNQRIRLSANQNYWGQVPSVNEVVFTAIGSNTTRAQTLVSGGANIIDGLGAQAAQIVDQSQNAELLEKQGINIGYLAFNMARVEAFRDKRVRKAISYAINTEAIVNTIFRGIAVQASQPIPSNVFGYNEELDPYPHDPQQAQQLLNDAGYGDGFTFELATFQNPRAYNPSPIQAAQTVKSNLEQVGVTVNINQQPFNPFLNYTSSGKHDACFLGWMTDNADPDNFYYALLHPGISQDQVPQGQDWVSWDTEGLNTLDVAAWANTDFMDVTEQAQRTYNRQERADLYRQAAEIAHEEVPWVFMDHAKELRGIGPNVENFVVAPIGGPFLKQVSLSN; encoded by the coding sequence ATGACTTCAAACGACACATCCGTTTCGCGGCGGAGCTTGCTCAAGGCGGCCGGTGGGGCGGCGGCGTCGGCCTCGGTGGCGGGCTACGTCGATACCGGGAGCGCGGAGGACGTACAGCAAGGGGACGGACAACAGGGCGGCGGGACGCTCACGTACGCGCGCGGGAACGACTCCGGGACGCTCGACCCGCAGAACACGACCAGCGGCGAGGACGTGAAGGTCACCAACCAGATATACGACCGACTCATCGAGTTCGAGCCGGGACAGTCCTCGCTCATCGAAGGATTGGCGACCGAGTGGTCGCTCGACGGCCAGCAGGCCACGGTCACGATGCGGGAGGGCGCGACCTTCCACAACGGCGACGAGTGTACCGTAGACGACTTCATCGCGACGTATCGCCGGTTCACCGACTCGAACTACGAGTACTATCCGGGCGACGAGTACGTCTCGTCGTACGGCCCGTTCACGCTGGGCAACTGGGTCAGCGGCGTCGAGAAGAACGGCGACTACGAGATGACCATCCAGTTGGAACAGCGGTACGCGCCGTTCCTCCGGAACCTCGCGATGTTCGCGTCCAGCGTCCTGTCCGAGCGGGCGATTCAGGAGCGGGGCACGGACCTCAGCACGAATCCGATGGGAACCGGCCCGTTCGTCTTCGAGAACTGGGACACCGGCAACCAGCGCATCCGCCTCTCGGCGAATCAGAACTACTGGGGGCAGGTGCCGAGCGTGAACGAGGTCGTGTTCACGGCCATCGGGTCGAACACGACCCGCGCCCAGACGCTCGTCTCTGGCGGCGCGAACATCATCGACGGGTTGGGCGCGCAGGCCGCCCAAATCGTGGACCAGTCTCAGAACGCCGAGTTGCTGGAGAAGCAGGGCATCAACATCGGCTATCTGGCGTTCAACATGGCGCGCGTCGAAGCGTTCCGCGACAAGCGCGTCCGGAAGGCCATCAGCTACGCCATCAACACCGAAGCCATCGTCAACACCATCTTCCGCGGCATCGCGGTGCAGGCGAGCCAACCGATTCCGTCGAATGTCTTCGGCTACAACGAGGAGCTAGACCCGTACCCACACGACCCCCAGCAGGCCCAACAACTGCTGAACGACGCGGGGTACGGTGACGGGTTCACCTTCGAGTTGGCGACGTTCCAGAACCCGCGGGCGTACAACCCGTCGCCGATTCAGGCGGCCCAGACGGTCAAGTCGAATCTGGAGCAGGTCGGCGTCACGGTCAACATCAACCAACAGCCGTTCAACCCCTTCCTGAACTACACCAGTTCCGGGAAGCACGACGCGTGTTTCCTCGGGTGGATGACCGACAACGCCGACCCCGACAACTTCTACTACGCGTTGCTCCATCCCGGCATCTCGCAGGACCAAGTGCCACAGGGCCAAGACTGGGTGAGTTGGGATACGGAAGGCCTCAACACGCTTGACGTGGCGGCGTGGGCCAACACCGATTTCATGGACGTGACCGAGCAGGCCCAGCGGACGTACAACCGACAGGAGCGCGCGGACCTGTACAGACAGGCCGCCGAAATCGCCCACGAGGAGGTCCCGTGGGTGTTCATGGACCACGCCAAGGAGCTTCGGGGAATCGGGCCGAACGTCGAGAACTTCGTCGTCGCGCCCATCGGCGGGCCGTTCCTCAAGCAGGTCAGCCTCTCGAACTGA
- a CDS encoding ABC transporter ATP-binding protein, with product MSDLLSISNLRTQFNTERGVVEAVDDFDLTIREGETVGLVGESGSGKSVSALSLMQLVDNPGEIADGEAAFHHEELAADFAERYPSGVGDFVFPDEGYIDLLSTPEDPMREIRGGEVSMIFQDPMTSLNPALTVGEQVAESLRLHQYGGRRKDSWWNAVREIAPSLGGKEIDEEILEDTIDMLEEVGIPEPTERVEEYPHEFSGGMRQRVLIAIALACQPKLLVADEPTTALDVTIQAQILDLINDLQDELGMSVFFITHDLGVVAETCDRVAVMYAGDIVEVGPVDEIFHNPSHPYTYALLESIPQEDKERLTPIEGNVPDLIDMPQGCHFAPRCPWAQPECTEGEIPNLQHGPENVDHRAKCVLEDFDESQYGEEFETMTTRDHEVGEQLLEVEGMKKHFSRADGLLDEWLADEVESVKAVDGVNFDIYEGETVGLVGESGCGKSTAGRTLLHLEEPTDGRIVFQGTDLSDLDREELRDKRKDMQMIFQDPLSSLDPRMTVGQIIAEPLKIHGLPEEAPEGDTSKKQQRRNRVAELMEAVGLEEGQYDRYPHEISGGQRQRVGIARALAVDPDFIVADEPVSALDVSVQAQILNLLEDLQDEFGLTYLFIAHDLSVVRHICDRIAVMYLGEIVEVADTDELFADPKHPYTQALLSAIPEPDPRTDTADRVILEGDVPSPIDPPSGCHFRTRCPQIIPPDDLDVEQDAYRQIMNYRERVEERAIDLDAVWDEAADGDAARTETATAADGGRPDASPAAFKTVLWDRLFDAEPDGRPRELVAESFDHLASGDWESAESLLADHFESVCEREDPVLQDEAHPSACHLYDQPQ from the coding sequence GTGAGTGACTTACTGTCAATCTCGAATCTGCGGACGCAGTTCAACACCGAACGCGGTGTGGTCGAGGCGGTAGACGACTTCGACCTCACGATTCGGGAGGGTGAGACCGTCGGTCTCGTCGGCGAGTCCGGGTCGGGCAAGAGCGTCAGCGCGCTCTCGCTGATGCAGTTGGTGGACAACCCCGGCGAAATCGCGGACGGCGAGGCCGCCTTCCACCACGAGGAGCTAGCCGCCGACTTCGCCGAGCGATACCCCTCGGGAGTCGGGGACTTCGTGTTCCCCGACGAGGGGTACATAGACCTCCTCTCGACGCCCGAGGACCCGATGCGCGAGATTCGGGGCGGCGAGGTGAGCATGATCTTCCAAGACCCGATGACCTCGCTCAACCCCGCGCTGACCGTGGGCGAACAGGTCGCCGAGAGCCTGCGACTCCACCAGTACGGTGGCCGTCGGAAGGACTCGTGGTGGAACGCGGTCCGGGAGATAGCGCCGAGTCTCGGCGGGAAAGAGATTGACGAGGAGATACTCGAAGACACTATCGACATGCTCGAAGAGGTCGGCATCCCCGAACCCACCGAGCGCGTCGAGGAGTACCCCCACGAGTTTTCGGGCGGGATGCGCCAGCGGGTTCTCATCGCCATCGCGCTGGCCTGCCAGCCGAAACTGCTGGTGGCCGACGAGCCGACCACCGCGCTCGACGTGACGATTCAGGCCCAGATTCTCGACCTCATCAACGACTTGCAGGACGAGCTCGGCATGTCCGTGTTCTTCATCACCCACGACCTCGGCGTCGTCGCCGAGACCTGCGACCGCGTGGCCGTGATGTACGCCGGGGACATCGTGGAGGTCGGTCCCGTGGACGAGATATTCCACAACCCGAGCCACCCCTACACCTACGCCCTGCTCGAATCTATCCCGCAGGAGGACAAGGAGCGCCTGACGCCAATCGAGGGCAACGTCCCGGACCTCATCGACATGCCCCAAGGCTGTCACTTCGCGCCGCGGTGTCCGTGGGCCCAACCGGAGTGTACCGAGGGCGAGATTCCGAACCTCCAGCACGGGCCGGAGAACGTGGACCACCGCGCGAAGTGCGTCCTCGAAGACTTCGACGAGAGCCAGTACGGCGAGGAGTTCGAGACGATGACGACCCGCGACCACGAGGTGGGCGAGCAACTCCTCGAAGTCGAGGGGATGAAAAAGCACTTCTCGCGGGCCGACGGCCTGCTGGACGAGTGGCTCGCCGACGAGGTGGAGAGCGTCAAAGCCGTCGACGGCGTGAACTTCGACATCTACGAGGGTGAGACGGTCGGACTCGTCGGCGAGTCGGGGTGTGGCAAGTCCACCGCGGGTCGGACCCTGCTCCACCTCGAAGAGCCGACCGACGGCCGCATCGTGTTCCAAGGCACCGACCTCTCGGACCTCGACCGCGAGGAGTTGCGCGACAAGCGCAAGGACATGCAGATGATCTTCCAAGACCCGCTGTCCAGCCTCGACCCGCGGATGACGGTGGGTCAGATCATCGCCGAACCCCTCAAAATTCACGGCCTTCCCGAGGAGGCTCCCGAGGGGGACACGTCCAAGAAACAACAGCGCCGGAACCGCGTCGCGGAACTGATGGAGGCGGTCGGTCTCGAAGAGGGCCAGTACGACCGCTACCCCCACGAGATTTCGGGCGGCCAGCGCCAGCGCGTGGGCATCGCTCGCGCCCTCGCCGTGGACCCGGACTTCATCGTCGCCGACGAACCAGTGTCGGCGCTCGACGTGTCCGTGCAGGCCCAGATTCTGAACCTGCTCGAAGACCTCCAAGACGAGTTCGGACTGACCTACCTGTTCATCGCCCACGACCTGAGCGTGGTCCGCCACATCTGCGACCGCATCGCGGTGATGTATCTGGGCGAAATCGTGGAGGTCGCCGACACCGACGAACTGTTCGCCGACCCGAAACACCCCTACACGCAGGCGCTCCTCTCGGCGATTCCGGAACCCGACCCGCGTACCGACACCGCGGATAGGGTCATCCTCGAAGGCGACGTGCCCTCGCCCATCGACCCGCCGTCGGGGTGTCACTTCCGGACGCGGTGTCCCCAGATTATCCCGCCGGACGACCTCGACGTGGAACAGGACGCCTACCGCCAAATCATGAACTACCGCGAACGCGTCGAGGAGCGCGCCATCGACCTCGACGCGGTGTGGGACGAGGCCGCGGACGGCGACGCCGCCCGGACCGAGACGGCGACCGCGGCCGACGGCGGGCGACCGGACGCCTCGCCCGCCGCGTTCAAGACGGTCCTCTGGGACCGCCTGTTCGACGCGGAACCCGACGGTCGGCCCCGCGAACTCGTCGCCGAGTCGTTCGACCACCTCGCGTCGGGCGACTGGGAATCCGCCGAGTCGCTACTGGCCGACCACTTCGAGAGCGTCTGTGAGCGCGAGGACCCGGTGCTACAGGACGAGGCCCACCCGTCGGCCTGCCACCTCTACGACCAACCGCAGTAG